The Thermotoga neapolitana DSM 4359 sequence CTGGCCTTCGATGTGGATAACATCGAGATGGTGATAGAAAAACCAGAAATAACCCCTGTCCCCAAATCCAAACACTTCGTGGAAGGTGTTATCAATCTGAGGGGTAGAATCATTCCCGTGGTGAACCTTGCAAAGGTTCTCGACATTTCCTTCGATGACTCGAAGATGAAGAGCATAATCGTGGCGAAGACAAAAGATGTGGAAGTGGGTTTTCTGGTTGACAGGGTGCTCGGGGTATTGAGGATAACGGAAGAACACGTTGAAATGGTGGACGTGTCTGACAAGTTCGGAAAGAAATCCAAGGGATTGATAAAAACGGATGGAAGGC is a genomic window containing:
- the cheW gene encoding chemotaxis protein CheW, which produces MEVKKLPDMREFEVLSFEVEDQALAFDVDNIEMVIEKPEITPVPKSKHFVEGVINLRGRIIPVVNLAKVLDISFDDSKMKSIIVAKTKDVEVGFLVDRVLGVLRITEEHVEMVDVSDKFGKKSKGLIKTDGRLIIYLNIDEIIEEITVKEGV